The Virgibacillus phasianinus genome includes a window with the following:
- the rlmH gene encoding 23S rRNA (pseudouridine(1915)-N(3))-methyltransferase RlmH has protein sequence MKITIVTVGKLKEKYLKQGIQEYLKRLTAYAKVDIIEVADEKAPENMSEAEMLEVKQKEGERILGNIGQDTYVITLEINGKMLSSEQLAAKMDQLATYGKSKIAFVIGGSLGISEAVQKRSDLALSFSKMTFPHQLMRLVLVEQVYRGFRINRGEPYHK, from the coding sequence ATGAAAATCACGATTGTAACGGTTGGTAAATTAAAAGAAAAGTATCTTAAACAAGGCATCCAGGAGTATTTAAAGCGGCTGACTGCCTATGCCAAGGTAGACATCATTGAAGTTGCTGATGAAAAGGCACCAGAAAACATGAGCGAAGCGGAAATGTTGGAAGTGAAACAGAAAGAGGGCGAACGGATTCTGGGCAACATTGGACAGGATACCTATGTCATCACCCTAGAAATCAACGGCAAAATGTTAAGTTCCGAACAACTGGCAGCCAAAATGGATCAACTCGCAACATACGGCAAAAGTAAAATTGCCTTTGTGATAGGCGGATCACTTGGTATTAGCGAAGCGGTGCAGAAGCGGAGTGACCTCGCATTGTCTTTTTCCAAAATGACATTTCCGCATCAGTTAATGCGGTTGGTTTTGGTGGAACAGGTTTATCGGGGATTTCGTATTAATCGAGGGGAACCGTACCATAAATGA
- a CDS encoding TetR/AcrR family transcriptional regulator, which produces MSKNKFEIKREESFNRIMKAGMEKFCEKGYSATSIQEICEHAGYTKGAFYLHFKSKEDFFLKLLEFRSQIRKDWSSPVDEVDQYTSLEEAVFKRINNFLELMERSEQWNTIYMEFYLRRQNKSEIRQVYHKFYMVWIEENTLFIEQLMKKGWISSEKGANVLAERWHALINGVMIHKVLYDVSPDTDELIEMFLKMVR; this is translated from the coding sequence TTGTCTAAGAACAAATTTGAAATCAAACGGGAAGAATCTTTTAACCGTATAATGAAAGCTGGCATGGAAAAGTTTTGTGAAAAAGGTTATTCCGCCACATCTATCCAGGAAATTTGCGAGCATGCCGGTTATACAAAGGGGGCATTTTATCTTCATTTTAAAAGTAAAGAGGATTTCTTTTTAAAATTGTTGGAGTTTAGGTCCCAGATTCGCAAGGACTGGTCATCCCCGGTTGATGAAGTCGACCAATATACGAGTTTAGAAGAAGCAGTTTTTAAAAGAATAAACAACTTTTTGGAGCTAATGGAAAGGTCAGAGCAATGGAATACCATCTATATGGAATTTTACCTAAGGCGGCAAAATAAAAGTGAAATAAGACAGGTTTATCATAAATTCTACATGGTATGGATTGAAGAAAATACGTTATTCATAGAACAGTTAATGAAAAAGGGATGGATAAGCTCTGAAAAAGGAGCAAATGTTTTAGCGGAACGATGGCATGCTTTAATCAACGGTGTTATGATTCATAAGGTTCTTTATGATGTATCGCCTGATACTGATGAACTAATAGAAATGTTTCTTAAAATGGTTCGTTAA
- a CDS encoding anti-repressor SinI family protein has translation MVMEGKLDIEWLYLMVEAKETGITVEEIRTFLQNRSIIESSHLTNKSEGSCLPKTR, from the coding sequence ATGGTAATGGAGGGAAAATTGGATATAGAGTGGCTATATTTGATGGTAGAAGCAAAAGAAACGGGGATTACTGTTGAAGAAATTCGAACATTTCTTCAAAATAGATCTATTATTGAAAGTTCACATCTTACAAATAAAAGTGAGGGATCTTGCCTGCCTAAAACACGTTAA
- the mqo gene encoding malate dehydrogenase (quinone): MSNMPKKSNVILIGAGAMSATLGSLLKELVPEWEITVFEKLAHEGVESSNAWNNAGTGHSALCELNYTSERPDGSIDISKAIKINEQFQLSRQFWSYLVNSNLIRNPREFIMPLPHMSLVQGEKNVTFLEKRFEALSNNPLFQGMEFSDDPEKLKEWIPLIMDGRKSTDSIAATKIDTGTDVNFGALTSMLFDNLKSQNVEVNYRHTVEDIQRTSDETWEVKVHDIDGERIEYHTADFVFIGGGGGSLPLLQKTGIPESKHIGGFPVSGLFMVCNNPEVIAQHEAKVYGKAKVGAPPMSVPHLDARYIDDKKTLLFGPFAGFSPKFLKTGSYFDLLGSVKPYNVLTMLSAGVKEMGLTKYLIQQVMLSNEKRIEDLREFIPNAKSEDWDIVVAGQRVQVIKDTEDGGKGTLQFGTELVSASDGSIAALLGASPGASTAVHIMLELFEKCFPQYMEEWEPKIKEMIPSYGVSLSENPVLYKEIQASTANTLGLNDRETVSN, translated from the coding sequence ATGAGCAACATGCCGAAAAAATCAAACGTTATTTTAATTGGTGCCGGAGCCATGAGCGCGACTTTGGGGTCACTATTGAAAGAACTAGTACCGGAATGGGAAATTACAGTGTTTGAGAAACTCGCACATGAAGGAGTAGAAAGCTCGAATGCCTGGAATAACGCGGGTACTGGCCATTCTGCATTATGCGAACTCAACTATACATCCGAAAGACCTGACGGATCTATAGATATTAGTAAGGCGATTAAAATTAATGAACAGTTTCAGCTTTCTAGACAGTTTTGGTCTTATCTTGTGAACAGCAACCTGATTCGTAATCCGCGTGAATTTATCATGCCATTACCACATATGAGTTTAGTGCAAGGGGAAAAGAATGTAACGTTTTTAGAAAAACGTTTTGAAGCACTATCAAATAATCCACTGTTTCAAGGGATGGAGTTTTCTGATGACCCTGAAAAACTGAAGGAATGGATTCCACTTATTATGGATGGACGTAAATCCACCGATTCAATAGCAGCAACGAAAATCGATACCGGGACCGATGTTAACTTTGGCGCTTTAACAAGTATGTTATTTGACAATTTGAAGAGTCAAAACGTTGAGGTCAATTACAGACATACTGTTGAGGATATACAACGTACCAGCGATGAAACTTGGGAAGTGAAAGTGCATGATATCGATGGTGAGAGAATCGAATATCATACTGCTGACTTTGTCTTTATCGGCGGTGGGGGCGGAAGCTTGCCATTACTGCAAAAGACAGGTATTCCTGAATCCAAACATATCGGGGGATTCCCGGTAAGCGGATTATTCATGGTATGTAATAATCCGGAAGTTATTGCACAGCATGAGGCAAAAGTATACGGTAAGGCTAAGGTTGGTGCTCCTCCTATGTCTGTTCCACATCTTGATGCAAGATATATCGATGACAAAAAAACCTTGCTGTTTGGACCGTTTGCCGGATTCTCACCAAAGTTCTTAAAAACGGGTTCATATTTTGATTTGTTAGGTTCCGTAAAGCCGTATAATGTTCTTACGATGTTGTCGGCAGGCGTAAAGGAAATGGGATTGACAAAATACCTGATTCAACAAGTGATGTTATCGAACGAAAAGCGTATAGAAGATTTACGCGAATTTATCCCGAATGCCAAAAGTGAGGATTGGGATATTGTGGTAGCGGGACAGCGTGTGCAGGTAATTAAAGATACAGAGGATGGCGGCAAAGGAACGCTGCAATTTGGTACGGAACTTGTCAGTGCCTCTGATGGCTCAATAGCTGCATTGCTCGGTGCGTCGCCAGGTGCGTCTACCGCTGTTCACATTATGCTTGAGTTATTTGAAAAATGTTTCCCACAATATATGGAAGAGTGGGAACCAAAAATAAAGGAAATGATTCCTTCTTATGGCGTTTCACTATCAGAAAACCCAGTGCTTTATAAAGAAATTCAGGCTTCAACAGCGAATACGCTTGGTTTGAATGATAGAGAAACCGTTTCGAATTAA
- a CDS encoding TetR/AcrR family transcriptional regulator: protein MDGFQRRRELKKLNILEAALALFMDYGVQKISIAEIAKKANVSQVTIYNYFESKHNLVHEVFYFYIDKAKEEFDETLNSDAAFPEKVKQLIFAKKEIADQIHEDFYNYIMKEYASDSDYFQKMYVQEALPRFIELFDEGKVQGYVDPNISNEAIIFYIKALNESIQREENYQKILPLTEDIMKMFFYGVAGKARD, encoded by the coding sequence TTGGATGGATTTCAACGACGCAGAGAGCTAAAGAAATTAAATATATTGGAAGCGGCACTTGCCCTGTTTATGGATTACGGGGTTCAAAAAATTTCCATTGCGGAAATTGCCAAAAAGGCGAATGTATCACAAGTAACAATCTACAATTACTTCGAAAGCAAACATAATTTGGTGCATGAAGTTTTTTACTTTTATATAGATAAGGCAAAGGAGGAATTTGATGAAACACTGAATAGCGACGCTGCTTTTCCTGAAAAAGTAAAACAGCTGATCTTTGCTAAAAAAGAAATCGCAGATCAGATCCACGAGGATTTTTATAACTATATCATGAAAGAATATGCTTCAGATTCCGATTACTTTCAAAAAATGTATGTGCAAGAGGCACTCCCGCGATTTATTGAACTGTTTGATGAAGGGAAAGTACAGGGGTACGTTGATCCAAACATATCAAATGAAGCCATTATTTTTTACATTAAGGCATTAAATGAATCGATCCAGCGCGAGGAAAATTATCAAAAGATATTACCCCTGACCGAGGATATTATGAAGATGTTCTTTTATGGGGTTGCTGGGAAAGCGCGGGATTGA
- a CDS encoding ABC transporter ATP-binding protein, giving the protein MPVLTTTNLMKRFGKFTALNGVDIEVNKGEIYGFIGPNGAGKSTTIRILLGILKATEGKAKIFGKDVWSDAVEIHKHIAYVPGDVNLWPNLTGGEVIDLFVKLRGGNNKNRREELINRFDLDPAKKCRTYSKGNRQKVALVAAFSSDADLYILDEPTSGLDPLMEQVFQQCVMEAKQAGKSVLLSSHILSEVEKLCDRVGIIRQGKIIETGTLSELRHLTRTNLLVKTKEPMSGLKELNGVHDIEKKDDEWSFQVDSEELDGVIKHISPFGIEKLESTPPTLEDLFMRHYEGKGQMEDQTGGRSNG; this is encoded by the coding sequence ATGCCGGTTTTAACAACAACAAATTTAATGAAACGTTTTGGGAAATTTACAGCGTTAAATGGAGTAGATATAGAAGTGAACAAAGGGGAAATTTACGGTTTCATCGGTCCAAACGGGGCTGGTAAATCAACAACGATCCGCATTCTGCTTGGGATTTTAAAAGCGACAGAAGGGAAAGCGAAAATTTTCGGGAAGGATGTATGGTCCGATGCAGTCGAAATTCATAAGCACATTGCTTATGTACCAGGGGATGTCAATCTGTGGCCGAATTTAACTGGTGGTGAAGTGATTGATTTATTTGTAAAACTGCGTGGCGGGAATAATAAAAACAGACGCGAGGAGTTAATTAACCGATTTGACTTGGACCCAGCTAAAAAATGCCGTACTTATTCGAAAGGCAACCGACAGAAAGTTGCACTGGTTGCTGCTTTTTCATCGGATGCTGATCTTTATATTCTGGATGAACCAACATCAGGACTCGATCCTTTAATGGAGCAAGTCTTCCAGCAATGTGTGATGGAAGCAAAACAAGCTGGTAAAAGTGTACTTTTATCCAGCCACATTTTATCTGAAGTGGAGAAGTTATGTGACCGGGTTGGTATAATTCGTCAGGGTAAAATAATTGAAACTGGTACATTAAGCGAGCTGCGGCATTTAACCCGGACAAATCTGCTGGTTAAAACGAAGGAGCCAATGTCTGGCTTAAAGGAATTAAATGGTGTCCATGATATTGAAAAGAAGGACGATGAATGGTCTTTTCAAGTGGATAGCGAAGAATTAGATGGAGTTATCAAGCATATCAGTCCTTTTGGGATTGAAAAGCTGGAAAGTACACCGCCAACATTGGAAGATTTATTCATGCGTCATTATGAAGGAAAAGGACAAATGGAGGATCAAACAGGGGGGAGATCTAATGGCTGA
- a CDS encoding ABC transporter permease: MADTVYKRTGRMSAFILRRDRLRIPLWLIGICFFTFMVPVSFAELYGLQQERDVMAETMENPAMIAMVGPADLSHYTLGVMTAHQMLLLTAVVVGLMSIFLVTRHTRGDEEEGRIELVRSLPVGRLSNLNATILVYTVSFIVLSLLTGLGLYALNIESMQIEGSLLYGATLGATGIFFAGVTTVFAQLSESSRGTMGLSIAILLIAYIVRAVGDVSNETLSWISPLGWVTKTAAYDANNWWPIVLMIGVSMVLFAIANYLNGIRDLGSGFLPSRPGKKHASALLQSPIGLGLRLQRTGTISWAVGMFVLGASYGSILGDLDTFFESNEMMKQMFSTEQGYSVTEQFVSTIMMVLAIIATIPPLMAMNKLNGEEKKERTEHLLGRAVSRNRLMGCYLLIAVVNGFVMISLSAIGLWAAAISVMEDPFSYGTIYRMAIVYYPAILVMISVAVLLIGCVRRFTSLIWFYVFYSFVVLYLGGLFQFPDWVGQISPFGYIPQIPVEEMKWLPITMLIGVAVVITALGFIGYNKRDIEG, translated from the coding sequence ATGGCTGATACAGTTTATAAACGAACTGGACGTATGTCAGCATTTATTTTAAGGCGGGATCGACTTCGTATTCCATTATGGTTAATTGGAATCTGTTTCTTTACCTTTATGGTGCCGGTATCATTTGCCGAATTATATGGTTTACAGCAGGAACGAGATGTAATGGCAGAAACAATGGAAAACCCCGCGATGATTGCGATGGTAGGTCCAGCTGATTTAAGTCATTATACACTTGGTGTGATGACCGCCCATCAGATGTTACTGTTAACAGCTGTTGTGGTTGGGTTAATGAGTATTTTCCTTGTCACACGGCATACAAGGGGAGATGAGGAAGAGGGCCGTATCGAATTGGTCCGTTCTTTACCGGTCGGGCGGTTATCCAATTTGAATGCAACGATATTAGTTTACACCGTCAGTTTTATCGTTTTATCACTCCTTACCGGTTTAGGGTTATACGCACTAAATATTGAAAGTATGCAGATAGAAGGGTCTTTATTATATGGCGCGACACTTGGGGCAACGGGAATTTTCTTTGCTGGTGTCACAACAGTTTTCGCCCAGCTTTCGGAGAGTTCACGCGGTACAATGGGTTTATCTATTGCTATTCTGCTAATCGCTTACATTGTGCGTGCGGTTGGCGATGTAAGTAATGAGACGCTGAGCTGGATCTCACCACTCGGTTGGGTTACCAAAACAGCAGCTTATGATGCGAATAATTGGTGGCCAATCGTATTAATGATTGGTGTATCGATGGTTCTGTTTGCAATTGCAAACTATTTGAACGGGATTCGTGATTTAGGAAGCGGCTTCCTACCGTCAAGGCCGGGCAAAAAACATGCTTCAGCCCTTTTGCAAAGTCCAATAGGTTTGGGCTTGAGACTTCAGCGGACAGGTACGATTTCGTGGGCTGTTGGAATGTTTGTACTTGGTGCATCGTATGGTTCAATTCTCGGCGATTTGGATACCTTTTTTGAAAGTAATGAAATGATGAAGCAGATGTTTTCAACCGAACAAGGTTATTCCGTTACCGAACAGTTTGTCTCGACAATCATGATGGTGTTGGCCATAATTGCCACGATTCCCCCGTTGATGGCAATGAATAAACTGAACGGAGAGGAAAAAAAAGAACGTACTGAACATTTACTGGGAAGGGCTGTTTCACGTAACAGGCTGATGGGATGTTATCTGCTAATCGCTGTTGTTAATGGGTTTGTGATGATTTCGCTTAGCGCTATTGGGTTGTGGGCAGCCGCGATTTCCGTCATGGAGGATCCCTTTAGCTATGGAACGATTTATCGGATGGCTATCGTTTACTATCCAGCAATACTTGTTATGATTAGTGTGGCGGTGTTATTGATTGGGTGTGTGAGAAGGTTTACTAGTTTGATATGGTTCTATGTATTTTATTCCTTTGTAGTCTTATACTTGGGTGGATTATTCCAATTCCCGGATTGGGTCGGTCAGATTTCCCCGTTTGGTTATATTCCACAAATTCCTGTTGAGGAAATGAAATGGCTGCCGATTACTATGCTAATTGGTGTAGCGGTTGTTATAACGGCTCTTGGCTTTATCGGGTATAATAAACGGGATATTGAAGGATGA
- a CDS encoding NUDIX hydrolase — MDAKVIQEKLKEHSSAILGSEKFSKYAVLLPLVQKNNETHVLFEVRSHKLRRQPGEICFPGGRIDRRDENDEACAIRETGEELGIKHDQISGVFPLDYVVSPFGMIVYPHAGFIHDIESITPNPPEVGEVFTVPLSYLLKTPPKVYHVDVKVKPEDNFPFDLIAGGQDYNWRTGKIDEYFYFYEDRVIWGLTAKILAHFVDVIQ, encoded by the coding sequence ATGGATGCGAAGGTAATTCAGGAAAAGTTAAAAGAACATTCTTCTGCTATCCTTGGCAGTGAGAAGTTTTCTAAATATGCTGTGCTATTGCCACTGGTTCAAAAGAATAATGAAACGCATGTACTTTTTGAGGTTCGTTCCCATAAGTTAAGACGCCAACCGGGAGAAATCTGTTTTCCGGGGGGAAGGATAGACCGGCGAGATGAAAATGACGAGGCCTGTGCAATCAGGGAGACAGGGGAGGAACTGGGCATTAAACATGACCAAATTTCTGGTGTTTTCCCGTTGGATTACGTGGTGTCTCCGTTTGGTATGATTGTTTATCCGCATGCGGGGTTTATTCACGATATTGAATCTATCACTCCAAATCCTCCGGAAGTAGGAGAAGTGTTCACTGTGCCATTATCCTATTTACTGAAAACGCCCCCGAAAGTTTATCATGTTGATGTAAAGGTGAAACCAGAGGATAATTTCCCGTTCGATCTTATCGCTGGTGGGCAGGACTATAATTGGCGGACAGGCAAGATAGACGAGTATTTCTATTTCTATGAAGATAGAGTAATCTGGGGTCTGACTGCAAAGATTCTTGCCCACTTCGTTGATGTGATTCAGTAA
- a CDS encoding DUF346 domain-containing protein, with amino-acid sequence MNRNINHADPFIPIENYNQANWDTRQQPSVQEIMQTIRSEHGNLYSQLERAGMNRYIVDYVFSLIVSFAINQANTNQSANQIYNRFQSQVPWVNLLFGQFNVPQSLADRVLVNIIQIVLNAISGGGSGQPQPGQGWSAWENLGGTLTSSPAVASWQSNRLDVFGRGTGQNLYHKWWDGNRWSGWENLGGTLTSAPAAVSWGPNRIDVFTRGTDQSLYHKWWDGNRWSDWENLGGSLTSAPAVSSRRSNQLDVFVRGTNQRLYMRTWNGSRWGDWQDLGGSLSSGPAAVSWGQIELMYSPEGKTRI; translated from the coding sequence ATGAATAGAAATATCAATCATGCAGATCCGTTTATTCCAATAGAAAATTACAATCAGGCCAATTGGGATACCCGTCAACAGCCAAGTGTACAGGAAATCATGCAGACAATCCGTTCGGAGCATGGTAATTTATATTCCCAGCTGGAGCGGGCCGGAATGAACCGATATATTGTCGATTATGTATTTTCGCTTATTGTTAGCTTTGCCATCAATCAAGCAAACACAAACCAATCGGCTAATCAAATTTACAATCGATTTCAAAGCCAAGTCCCGTGGGTCAATCTATTATTTGGACAATTTAATGTTCCACAAAGCCTGGCGGACAGAGTCTTAGTGAATATCATTCAGATCGTATTAAATGCAATTAGCGGTGGCGGGAGTGGTCAACCACAACCTGGTCAGGGATGGTCCGCCTGGGAAAATCTTGGAGGAACCTTGACATCCTCGCCTGCTGTTGCTTCCTGGCAGTCGAATCGACTTGATGTGTTTGGCCGAGGAACCGGACAGAACCTATACCATAAATGGTGGGATGGAAACAGATGGAGTGGCTGGGAGAACCTTGGCGGTACGTTAACGTCAGCACCGGCTGCTGTTTCGTGGGGGCCAAATCGGATTGACGTATTTACTAGAGGTACAGATCAAAGCCTGTATCATAAATGGTGGGACGGAAATAGATGGAGCGATTGGGAAAACCTTGGCGGCTCTTTAACGAGTGCACCAGCCGTTTCCTCACGGCGTTCAAATCAGTTGGATGTCTTTGTACGGGGGACAAATCAGCGGCTCTACATGAGAACGTGGAATGGCTCTCGTTGGGGAGATTGGCAGGATCTTGGTGGTTCTCTATCATCAGGCCCGGCCGCTGTTTCGTGGGGCCAAATCGAATTGATGTATTCGCCAGAGGGCAAAACCAGGATCTGA
- a CDS encoding LysR family transcriptional regulator — protein sequence MEIKHLQYFMEVTRTGNFTHTAENLYITQPALSRIIKSLEDELGAPLFIRSRKKLKLTEAGQVLYKHAQEIENQVQLMETDLDRLLTLKKGHIRIGLPTIINSFFFSDLIGSFHQEYPEVTFGLEEDGSKLIEDKIVHGQLDFGVIVLPKKHDSYDYYTFVNERLRLVIPSSHHLVGKQKVSLHELKGEAFIMFNQDFSLRNRILTACNDTGFQPRIISETSQLDFIEEMVASNLGITLLPESTSLKLTSQIQTIAVVNPSIEWNLAMIWKNDAYLSQTNKEFIRFAKERLKTLP from the coding sequence ATGGAGATCAAACATTTGCAGTATTTTATGGAAGTCACGCGCACTGGTAACTTTACCCACACAGCGGAGAACTTGTACATAACCCAGCCTGCTCTGAGCAGAATTATTAAATCTTTAGAAGACGAACTAGGCGCACCGCTTTTCATTCGTTCCCGTAAAAAGCTAAAGTTAACCGAGGCGGGACAAGTGCTATATAAACACGCACAGGAAATTGAAAATCAGGTTCAGCTTATGGAAACAGACCTTGATCGTTTGCTTACATTGAAAAAAGGTCATATTCGCATCGGCCTTCCAACAATAATCAACTCTTTCTTTTTCTCCGACTTGATCGGTTCTTTTCATCAGGAATACCCCGAGGTAACGTTTGGGCTCGAGGAGGACGGATCAAAGCTTATTGAAGATAAAATTGTCCACGGTCAATTGGACTTTGGGGTAATTGTTCTTCCGAAAAAGCATGATTCGTACGACTATTATACCTTTGTGAATGAAAGACTAAGGCTCGTGATACCGTCCTCCCATCATCTTGTGGGGAAACAAAAAGTTTCTTTGCATGAACTAAAAGGAGAGGCGTTTATCATGTTTAACCAAGATTTTTCACTGAGAAATCGCATCCTTACAGCGTGCAATGATACGGGGTTTCAACCACGAATTATATCAGAAACATCGCAGCTTGACTTTATTGAGGAAATGGTAGCCTCCAATCTGGGTATCACCCTGCTGCCTGAAAGCACAAGCCTCAAATTGACAAGCCAAATACAAACAATAGCAGTCGTTAATCCATCGATTGAATGGAATCTTGCGATGATCTGGAAAAATGATGCGTATCTATCCCAAACCAATAAGGAGTTTATTCGTTTCGCCAAGGAAAGGCTAAAAACGCTTCCATAA
- a CDS encoding acyl-CoA thioesterase — protein sequence MEVKKIKDTRVVQTDQVLINDLNNYHTLFGGVLMKKMDACATLSARRHSRIKECVTASTDSVNFIEPIRVSDSVCLESFVAYTGKSSMEIFCKVIAEDLDTGGRRLAATAFLTFVALGEDKRPVEVPDVIPETEEERFLNETGQERAKLRKLKRQQNKELVSKLTLEKPWD from the coding sequence ATGGAAGTTAAAAAAATAAAGGATACACGCGTTGTTCAAACCGATCAGGTACTCATCAACGATTTGAACAATTATCATACATTATTCGGTGGAGTATTGATGAAGAAAATGGATGCATGCGCAACACTTTCTGCAAGAAGGCATTCAAGGATTAAGGAATGTGTTACAGCATCAACAGACTCCGTGAATTTTATTGAACCAATTCGGGTAAGTGACTCGGTTTGTCTCGAATCATTTGTGGCTTATACCGGAAAAAGCTCAATGGAGATTTTTTGTAAAGTGATTGCCGAGGATTTGGACACCGGGGGCCGGAGATTAGCAGCTACCGCCTTTTTAACCTTTGTTGCTTTAGGTGAAGATAAAAGACCTGTAGAGGTTCCTGACGTTATTCCAGAAACGGAGGAAGAACGATTTCTTAACGAGACTGGTCAAGAGCGGGCAAAATTACGCAAGCTGAAAAGACAGCAAAATAAGGAACTCGTATCTAAACTAACCTTGGAAAAACCATGGGATTAA
- a CDS encoding ATP-binding protein, whose product MMIRDSLIAPFDQKMDIVIACDNSGSIGMKTADDVSAPYDVVSYFAFRVAYMECMAAGGIPFSVIIQNFNDKSAWNSLLTGIKRGCNELAIDPLPITGSTESNFSLAQSATGITVLGKRLRKAAHSPAIEQVLSAAVIGSPLIGNEVIEQKENIAPLALFQWFCKQHTVLTVVPVGSKGILHELRQLFPDQSLDFTCDLRMEKSSGPSTCFIAVYAESDHRIITSKAGRLFHNVNVNGGSFTSSELKIDR is encoded by the coding sequence ATGATGATAAGGGACAGTTTAATCGCACCATTTGATCAAAAAATGGATATCGTCATTGCCTGTGACAATAGCGGCTCGATTGGAATGAAGACGGCTGATGATGTGTCCGCTCCCTATGACGTTGTATCCTATTTTGCATTTCGAGTTGCCTACATGGAATGCATGGCAGCAGGAGGAATTCCATTTTCCGTCATCATTCAAAACTTTAATGACAAGTCTGCATGGAATTCCCTATTAACAGGAATTAAGCGCGGATGTAATGAATTAGCAATAGATCCTCTGCCAATAACCGGCAGCACCGAATCTAATTTTTCGTTAGCACAATCCGCGACAGGTATTACAGTTCTTGGGAAGCGGTTACGAAAAGCAGCACATTCCCCTGCCATTGAACAGGTTTTATCTGCTGCGGTTATTGGCAGTCCGCTAATTGGGAACGAAGTAATTGAACAGAAAGAAAATATCGCACCGCTTGCGTTATTCCAATGGTTCTGCAAACAACATACTGTTCTGACTGTTGTTCCGGTAGGTTCGAAGGGGATTTTGCATGAACTAAGGCAGTTATTCCCTGATCAGTCCCTGGATTTTACATGTGATTTAAGAATGGAAAAGTCATCAGGCCCATCCACCTGCTTTATCGCTGTTTATGCAGAGTCAGATCATCGGATCATTACGTCAAAAGCTGGGCGATTGTTTCATAATGTGAACGTAAATGGTGGAAGTTTTACATCTAGTGAGCTGAAAATTGACCGCTAA
- a CDS encoding ECF transporter S component translates to MSTKRLCLLALFIALSVIGAMIKIPSFVGSIALDAFPSLLAAVLIGKRAGALIAGAGHLVSALIAGMPLGPMHLLIAVEMALIVWSFGAIYQSGNTKLAGLFFVCSNSLLAPLPMLVLLGVSFYFALLPSLLIGATVNAAIAIIFIPKCKMLFQKTMAGEQ, encoded by the coding sequence ATGTCTACAAAAAGACTATGTTTGTTAGCCCTGTTTATTGCACTTTCGGTAATCGGAGCGATGATCAAAATACCTTCGTTCGTCGGAAGTATTGCCCTTGATGCTTTCCCCTCCCTGCTTGCCGCTGTATTAATTGGCAAGCGGGCAGGGGCCTTGATAGCCGGCGCTGGTCATCTTGTTTCCGCACTTATTGCCGGGATGCCACTAGGTCCGATGCATCTTCTCATTGCTGTTGAAATGGCACTCATTGTTTGGAGTTTCGGTGCTATTTATCAATCGGGGAATACGAAGCTTGCTGGTTTGTTTTTCGTTTGCAGCAACAGCCTGCTGGCACCGCTTCCTATGCTGGTATTACTTGGGGTTTCGTTCTATTTCGCGTTACTGCCTTCCCTTTTGATTGGAGCGACTGTTAATGCGGCCATTGCAATAATTTTCATTCCGAAATGTAAAATGCTTTTCCAAAAAACGATGGCAGGTGAGCAATGA